One genomic window of Coffea eugenioides isolate CCC68of chromosome 1, Ceug_1.0, whole genome shotgun sequence includes the following:
- the LOC113769052 gene encoding uncharacterized protein LOC113769052, with protein MYPPEEAFTYPTHGPPPTYAPNIQINPSHAQIPQNYPSITMSMPFEPQGPHYYSTAEPFTLDTVAQGKAEAGESSALMDKNLLKRLDQFEEFIRKSQGLSKQGSLDYNELCLFPDMQLPMGFKVPKFTKYDGTSNPKTHLRMFANKLGKPIDDENLPVHLFPKSLEGDALDWYSNLKPEDMRSWMDLSTAFVRQYEYNCELAPTRTTLEATKRKPSEDHKTYAKRWRKMAAKVEPPMSENKIVRTFIKAHDPSYFEEIFRMTGCSFAEIVNKLEEYDEFMRVGKIVNVLALKSQLEAMQSQSSSNKKSQFKKKDEEASFVWNQGSSSRPTYQ; from the coding sequence ATGTATCCACCTGAAGAAGCCTTTACCTATCCCACTCATGGCCCACCACCTACTTATGCACCTAACATCCAAATTAACCCTTCTCATGCCCAAATTCCCCAGAATTATCCGTCAATCACTATGAGCATGCCATTTGAACCTCAGGGACCACATTATTACTCCACCGCTGAGCCATTCACCTTAGATACCGTCGCTCAAGGGAAAGCTGAAGCTGGGGAGTCATCCGCGCTGATGGATAAGAATTTGCTAAAGAGATTGGATCAGTTTGAGGAGTTCATAAGGAAAAGCCAAGGTCTGAGCAAACAAGGAAGTCTGGACTACAACGAGCTGTGCCTATTTCCGGATATGCAATTGCCAATGGGTTTTAAAGTGCCCAAATTTACCAAGTACGACGGAACTAGCAATCCCAAAACACACCTTCGGATGTTTGCAAACAAACTTGGAAAGCCGATAGATGATGAGAATCTACCTGTGCATTTATTTCCCAAGAGTCTAGAAGGCGACGCGTTGGATTGGTATTCAAATTTGAAGCCTGAGGATATGAGGTCTTGGATGGATTTGTCAACcgcttttgtaaggcagtaTGAATACAATTGCGAACTTGCTCCGACGAGAACCACATTGGAGGCGACCAAGAGGAAACCATCGGAGGACCATAAGACGTATGCgaaaagatggaggaaaatggCCGCCAAGGTGGAGCCCCCCATGTCTGAAAATAAGATTGTCCGCACGTTTATCAAAGCTCATGACCCGTCCTACTTTGAGGAGATTTTTCGAATGACTGGGTGTTCCTTTGCTGAGATTGTCAACAAATTGGAAGAGtatgatgagtttatgagggtAGGAAAAATTGTTAATGTTTTAGCTTTAAAGTCACAGTTGGAAGCCATGCAGAGTCAGAGTAGCAGTAATAAGAAGTCCCAGTTTAAGAAGAAAGACGAGGAAGCTTCCTTTGTTTGGAACCAAGGTTCTTCTTCCCGGCCTACATACCAATGA
- the LOC113769062 gene encoding uncharacterized protein K02A2.6-like translates to MEHGCVVFVRKYVKCQLHGDVMHTPPIELHSMTAPWPCSMWGMDVIGAIDPPASNGHRFILVAIEYFTKWVEAESYKHVTKKVVADFLRKHIICRFGIPETLITDNAKNLNNDMIDGLCEQFKIRRRNFSIYRPQMNGAVEAANKNLKKIIRKMIERHRDWHEKLPYALMAYRTAIRTSTGATPYNLMYGMEAVLPAEVEIPSLRILMEAKLDEADWVKQRHEQLSLIDEKLLSAICHGQCYQKRVARAYNKKVRPRIFTEGDKVLKHILPVQEEAKVKFAPNWQGPFIVQKVLPGGALILAEMDGQVFPQPINSDMCKKFFI, encoded by the coding sequence atggagcatggTTGTGTAGTTTTCGTTAGGAAATACGTCAAGTGTCAATTGCATGGAGATGTTATGCACACTCCCCCTATAGAATTACACAGTATGACTGCTCCCTGGCCATGTTCGATGTGGGGTATGGATGTAATCGGAGCAATTGACCCCCCCGCTTCAAATGGGCATCGGTTTATTCTGGTGGCAATTGAATACTTCACCAAATGGGTCGAAGCTGAATCTTATAAGCATGTGACTAAAAAGGTGGTGGCGGACTTTCTAAGGAAGCACATCATTTGTCGTTTTGGAATACCAGAGACATTAATCActgacaatgccaagaatctcaACAATGATATGATAGATGGATTGTGTGAACAGTTCAAAATCAGGCGTCGGAACTTCTCTATTTATAGACcacagatgaatggagctgttGAGGCCGCGAATAAGAACTTGAAGAAGATAATCCGTAAGATGATTGAAAGACACCGTGATTGGCACGAGAAGCTCCCTTACGCATTAATGGCATATAGAACTGCTATTCGGACCTCTACTGGGGCAACTCCCTACAACCTCATGTATGGGATGGAAGCAGTATTGCCAGCTGAGGTCGAAATCCCTTCATTGCGCATTTTAATGGAGGCCAAGCTAGATGAGGCTGATTGGGTTAAACAACGTCATGAGCAGTTGTCTTTAATCGACGAAAAGCTACTAAGCGCCATTTGTCATGGTCAATGCTATCAAAAAAGGGTAGCCCGTGCTTACAATAAGAAGGTCAGACCACGGATATTCACAGAAGGAGATAAAGTGTTGAAACACATTTTGCCAGTACAAGAGGAAGCTAAGGTGAAATTTGCACCAAATTGGCAAGGCCCTTTTATTGTCCAGAAAGTTTTGCCCGGAGGAGCGCTCATTCTCGCAGAAATGGATGGGCAAGTGTTCCCTCAACCAATCAATTCggatatgtgtaagaaatttttcatatga